In a genomic window of Streptomyces katrae:
- a CDS encoding SCO2322 family protein — protein MSRLRSRGLAGTRGLAGTRGLVGLLAALGLLLTLFAASPALAASYRYWSFWQGSGGNWGYATEGPSTARPADGTTLGFRFSVSKDAGAEAAKPRAGADFEAVCGGTGAVEGKKRVALVIDFGVPADAPAGEAPPQEAPRTACAQVAPDATAAEALAAVAKPLRYNGAALLCAVSGYPKSGCGEPIADPEPKASGSASAPAPAAAPSSGGGSGPSAGLVAGVAAVAALGAAAVWQSRRRRR, from the coding sequence GTGAGCCGCCTCCGTTCGCGGGGCCTGGCCGGTACGCGCGGCCTGGCTGGTACGCGCGGCCTTGTCGGCCTGCTGGCCGCCCTGGGACTGCTGCTGACCCTGTTCGCGGCCTCCCCGGCCCTGGCGGCGAGCTACCGCTACTGGTCGTTCTGGCAGGGCTCGGGCGGGAACTGGGGTTACGCGACCGAGGGCCCGTCCACGGCCCGGCCCGCGGACGGCACCACGCTCGGCTTCCGCTTCTCGGTGAGCAAGGACGCCGGCGCCGAGGCGGCCAAGCCGCGCGCCGGAGCCGACTTCGAGGCCGTCTGCGGCGGCACCGGCGCGGTGGAGGGCAAGAAGCGGGTGGCGCTGGTCATCGACTTCGGCGTGCCCGCGGACGCCCCCGCCGGGGAGGCCCCGCCGCAGGAGGCCCCGCGCACGGCCTGCGCCCAGGTGGCCCCGGACGCCACGGCGGCCGAGGCGCTGGCCGCGGTGGCGAAGCCGCTGCGCTACAACGGCGCGGCGCTGCTGTGCGCGGTCTCCGGCTATCCGAAGTCGGGCTGCGGCGAGCCCATCGCCGACCCGGAGCCCAAGGCGTCCGGGTCCGCGTCCGCCCCGGCCCCGGCCGCCGCGCCCTCCTCGGGCGGGGGCTCCGGCCCCTCGGCGGGCCTGGTCGCGGGCGTGGCGGCGGTCGCCGCCCTGGGCGCGGCGGCCGTCTGGCAGTCCCGCCGCCGCAGGCGATGA
- a CDS encoding transglycosylase SLT domain-containing protein — protein MSNAVIRRIAASKKTLAGTVLALGVAGSMLATVPAQAAPTSAKAIAQQMIKDPAQFAAFDKIVTHESGWDYTATNSSSGAYGLVQALPASKMSSAGSDWKTNPATQIKWGLDYMNERYGSPVGAWNFWQANHWY, from the coding sequence GTGTCCAACGCCGTCATCCGCCGCATCGCCGCTTCGAAGAAGACCCTCGCCGGTACCGTCCTCGCCCTGGGCGTCGCGGGCTCGATGCTCGCCACCGTCCCCGCGCAGGCCGCCCCGACGAGCGCCAAGGCGATCGCCCAGCAGATGATCAAGGACCCGGCGCAGTTCGCGGCCTTCGACAAGATCGTCACCCACGAGAGCGGCTGGGACTACACCGCCACGAACTCCTCCTCCGGCGCCTACGGCCTGGTCCAGGCCCTCCCCGCGTCGAAGATGTCCTCCGCCGGCTCGGACTGGAAGACCAACCCCGCCACCCAGATCAAGTGGGGCCTGGACTACATGAACGAGCGCTACGGCAGCCCCGTCGGCGCCTGGAACTTCTGGCAGGCCAACCACTGGTACTAA
- a CDS encoding ECF transporter S component, translating into MSPRPVRIGPRAAAALVLVTLIGIAAFGWPLLADAQSGLAHSQDAPWLFAALLPLLVAVVIATIADQGMDAKAVAMLGVLAAVGAALRPLGAGTAGLEPMFFLMVLSGRVLGPGFGFVLGGVTMFASALLTGGVGPWMPFQMLALGWFSLGAGLLPGAKEVPPGRAKPRAWGAIRGRAELAMLAAYGFLGSFAYGTVMNLQGWVLLQGMGQGVSFHPGDPVPANLARFLAYCLATSLGWDLGRAALTVVLTLTLGGTVLRALRRATRKAAFDAPVSFDSPAGSGPGHAPDRVRADT; encoded by the coding sequence ATGAGCCCCCGTCCCGTCCGCATCGGCCCCCGCGCCGCCGCGGCCCTGGTCCTCGTCACCCTCATCGGCATCGCCGCCTTCGGCTGGCCCCTGCTCGCGGACGCCCAGTCCGGTCTGGCCCACTCCCAGGACGCCCCCTGGCTGTTCGCGGCGCTGCTCCCCCTCCTGGTGGCCGTCGTCATCGCGACCATCGCCGACCAGGGGATGGACGCCAAGGCGGTGGCGATGCTCGGGGTGCTCGCCGCCGTCGGGGCGGCGCTGCGCCCGCTGGGCGCGGGTACGGCCGGTCTGGAGCCCATGTTCTTCCTGATGGTGCTCAGCGGCCGCGTCCTCGGCCCCGGCTTCGGCTTCGTCCTCGGCGGCGTCACGATGTTCGCGTCCGCCCTGCTCACGGGCGGGGTCGGACCGTGGATGCCGTTCCAGATGCTGGCCCTGGGCTGGTTCTCGCTGGGCGCCGGGCTGCTGCCCGGGGCGAAGGAGGTCCCCCCTGGTCGAGCGAAGCCGAGGGCCTGGGGGGCGATCCGGGGGCGGGCCGAGCTGGCGATGCTCGCGGCGTACGGGTTCCTGGGCTCGTTCGCGTACGGGACGGTCATGAACCTCCAGGGCTGGGTCCTGCTCCAGGGCATGGGCCAGGGCGTCTCCTTCCATCCGGGTGACCCCGTGCCGGCGAACCTCGCCCGCTTCCTCGCGTACTGCCTGGCCACCTCGCTGGGCTGGGACCTGGGGCGGGCCGCCCTGACCGTCGTCCTGACCCTCACCCTCGGGGGCACGGTGCTGAGGGCGCTGCGACGGGCGACTCGGAAAGCTGCGTTCGACGCGCCCGTTTCCTTCGATTCACCGGCCGGAAGTGGCCCGGGCCACGCACCCGACAGGGTACGAGCAGACACATAA
- a CDS encoding cytochrome P450 codes for MSCPVLPEGFDATDPDLLQERVPLPEFARLRQTAPVWWCAQPRGITGFDDEGYWAVTRHADVKYVSTHPELFSSTTNTAIIRFNAHVQREQIEAQRLIMLNMDPPEHTRVRQIVQRGFTPRAIRGLEQALRDRARKIVEEARAASGDGSFDFVTQVACELPLQAIAELIGVPQRDRSKIFDWSNKMVAYDDPEYAITEEVGANAAMELIGYAMNLAAERKQCPAKDIVTQLVAAEGEGNLRSDEFGFFVLLLAVAGNETTRNAISHGMHAFLTHPEQWELYKATRPSTAAEEIVRWATPVVSFQRTATQDTELGGQKIKAGDRVGMFYSSANHDPEVFRDPEAFDITRDPNPHLGFGGGGPHFCLGKSLAVMEIDLIFNALADTLPDLRLAPEGGEPRRLRAAWLNGIKELRVNAG; via the coding sequence ATGTCCTGTCCCGTGCTGCCCGAAGGCTTCGACGCCACCGACCCCGACCTCCTGCAGGAACGGGTCCCGCTGCCGGAGTTCGCGCGGCTCCGGCAGACCGCTCCCGTGTGGTGGTGCGCACAGCCGCGCGGGATCACCGGGTTCGACGACGAGGGCTACTGGGCCGTCACCCGGCACGCGGACGTCAAGTACGTCTCCACGCACCCGGAACTGTTCTCCTCGACCACCAACACGGCGATCATCCGCTTCAACGCGCACGTCCAGCGCGAACAGATCGAGGCCCAGCGGCTGATCATGCTGAACATGGACCCGCCCGAGCACACCCGCGTACGGCAGATCGTGCAGCGCGGCTTCACCCCGCGCGCCATCCGCGGCCTCGAACAGGCCCTGCGCGACCGGGCCCGGAAGATCGTCGAGGAGGCGCGGGCGGCGTCGGGCGACGGCAGCTTCGACTTCGTCACGCAGGTCGCCTGCGAACTCCCGCTCCAGGCCATCGCCGAGCTGATCGGCGTACCGCAGCGGGACCGGTCCAAGATCTTCGACTGGTCCAACAAGATGGTCGCCTACGACGACCCGGAGTACGCCATCACCGAGGAGGTCGGCGCCAACGCGGCCATGGAGCTCATCGGCTACGCGATGAACCTGGCCGCCGAGCGCAAGCAGTGCCCGGCCAAGGACATCGTGACGCAGCTGGTGGCGGCGGAGGGCGAGGGCAACCTGCGCTCCGACGAGTTCGGCTTCTTCGTGCTGCTGCTGGCGGTCGCGGGCAACGAGACCACGCGCAACGCCATCAGCCACGGCATGCACGCCTTCCTCACCCACCCCGAGCAGTGGGAGCTGTACAAGGCGACCCGGCCGTCGACGGCCGCGGAGGAGATCGTGCGCTGGGCCACGCCCGTGGTCTCCTTCCAGCGCACCGCCACCCAGGACACCGAGCTGGGCGGGCAGAAGATCAAGGCGGGCGACCGGGTGGGGATGTTCTACTCCTCCGCCAACCACGACCCCGAGGTCTTCCGGGACCCGGAGGCCTTCGACATCACCCGCGATCCGAACCCGCACCTCGGCTTCGGCGGTGGGGGCCCGCACTTCTGCCTCGGCAAGTCCCTGGCCGTCATGGAGATCGACCTGATCTTCAACGCCCTCGCCGACACCCTGCCCGACCTGCGGCTCGCCCCCGAGGGCGGCGAGCCGCGGCGGCTGCGGGCGGCCTGGCTCAACGGCATCAAGGAGCTCCGGGTCAACGCCGGTTGA
- a CDS encoding ABC transporter ATP-binding protein: MIRFDQVSVTYEGAAQSSLRDADFTLPEGELTLLVGPSGVGKSTLLGAVSGLVPHFTGGTLRGRVTVAGRDTRTHPPRELADVVGTVGQDPRAHFVTDVVEDELAYGMESLGLPPAVMRRRVEETLDLLGLNELRDRPIATLSGGQQQRVAIGSVLTTHPKVLVLDEPTSALDPAAAEEVLAVLQRLVHDLGTTVLMAEHRLERVVQYADRVLLLPSPGAAPVLGTPSEIMAVSPVHPPVVSLGRLAGWTPLPLSVRDARRASAPLRARLSAQTPTIAAPPTFEARPPEAAPLPTPAPPTPGAQTPGATSLPSPAPPAPGAASPAHPAEPQAQAPDAAPPAHPAPSALEVRDSGVAPRGTVAGRGGGRLRAAALPASAPEPAPRRLLARLARRRPTPATPATPAGGLGAPAATATHLHIRRARAEVLHDITLTVAPGETIALMGRNGAGKSTLLAALTGTLAPTTGRVTVGGRIPHRTPPPEMVRQVGLVPQEPRDLLYADTVAAECAAADADAAAVPGTCRALVSALLPDVPDGTHPRDLSEGQRLTLALALVLTARPALLLLDEPTRGLDYAAKARLVETLRALASDGHAIVLATHDVELAAELAHRVVILAGGEIVADGPTAEVVVSSPAFAPQVAKVLAPGHWLTVSQVAAALKAPQATGAAQATGATEVTP, encoded by the coding sequence TTGATCCGCTTCGACCAGGTCTCGGTGACGTACGAGGGCGCCGCGCAGTCCTCGCTCCGCGATGCGGACTTCACCCTTCCGGAAGGGGAGCTGACCCTGCTCGTCGGCCCGTCGGGGGTCGGCAAGTCGACCCTGCTGGGGGCCGTGTCCGGGCTGGTCCCGCACTTCACCGGGGGCACGCTGCGGGGGCGGGTGACGGTCGCGGGGCGGGACACGCGCACGCATCCGCCGCGCGAGCTCGCGGACGTGGTGGGCACGGTGGGGCAGGATCCGCGGGCCCACTTCGTGACGGACGTGGTGGAGGACGAGCTGGCCTACGGCATGGAGTCGCTGGGCCTGCCGCCCGCGGTGATGCGCCGCCGGGTGGAGGAGACCCTCGACCTGCTGGGCCTGAACGAACTCCGCGACCGCCCCATCGCGACCCTCTCGGGCGGGCAGCAGCAGCGGGTGGCGATCGGCTCGGTCCTGACGACGCACCCGAAGGTCCTCGTCCTGGACGAGCCGACCTCCGCCCTGGACCCGGCGGCGGCGGAGGAGGTCCTGGCCGTGCTGCAACGCCTGGTCCACGACCTCGGCACGACCGTCCTGATGGCGGAACACCGCCTGGAACGGGTCGTCCAGTACGCCGACCGCGTCCTCCTCCTCCCGTCCCCGGGCGCGGCCCCGGTCCTGGGCACCCCGTCCGAGATCATGGCCGTCTCCCCGGTCCACCCCCCGGTGGTCTCCCTGGGCCGCCTGGCGGGCTGGACCCCGCTCCCCCTGTCCGTCCGCGACGCCCGCCGCGCATCGGCTCCGCTCCGCGCCCGGCTGTCCGCGCAGACCCCGACGATCGCAGCCCCGCCGACGTTCGAGGCACGGCCCCCCGAAGCCGCACCCCTGCCGACCCCAGCCCCGCCGACACCCGGGGCACAGACCCCCGGGGCAACGTCCCTGCCCTCTCCAGCCCCACCGGCACCCGGGGCAGCGTCCCCGGCTCACCCCGCGGAGCCCCAGGCCCAGGCCCCCGACGCGGCACCCCCGGCCCACCCGGCCCCGTCGGCGCTTGAGGTGCGGGACTCCGGTGTGGCGCCCCGGGGAACGGTGGCAGGGAGGGGAGGGGGGCGGCTCCGCGCAGCGGCACTCCCGGCATCCGCCCCCGAACCCGCCCCCCGCCGCCTGCTGGCCCGCCTCGCGCGCCGCAGGCCGACGCCGGCAACCCCCGCCACCCCCGCCGGCGGCCTCGGCGCCCCCGCGGCCACCGCCACCCACCTCCACATCCGCCGAGCCCGCGCAGAGGTCCTGCACGACATCACCCTCACCGTCGCCCCCGGCGAGACCATCGCCCTCATGGGCCGCAACGGCGCCGGCAAGTCCACCCTCCTCGCCGCCCTCACCGGCACCCTCGCCCCCACCACCGGCCGGGTGACGGTCGGCGGCCGCATCCCCCACCGGACCCCGCCCCCGGAGATGGTCCGCCAGGTCGGCCTGGTCCCGCAGGAGCCCCGCGACCTCCTCTACGCCGACACCGTCGCCGCCGAGTGCGCCGCGGCCGACGCCGACGCCGCAGCCGTGCCCGGGACCTGCCGGGCCCTGGTCAGCGCCCTGCTGCCCGACGTACCGGACGGCACCCACCCCCGGGACCTGTCCGAGGGCCAGCGCCTCACGCTCGCCCTCGCCCTGGTCCTCACCGCCCGGCCCGCCCTGCTCCTCCTCGACGAGCCCACCCGCGGCCTGGACTACGCCGCCAAGGCCCGCCTCGTCGAGACCCTGCGCGCCCTCGCCTCCGACGGCCACGCCATCGTCCTCGCCACCCACGACGTGGAGCTCGCCGCCGAGCTGGCCCACCGCGTCGTCATCCTGGCGGGCGGTGAGATCGTCGCCGACGGGCCGACCGCCGAGGTCGTGGTGTCCTCGCCCGCCTTCGCCCCGCAGGTGGCGAAGGTCCTGGCCCCGGGCCACTGGCTCACGGTCTCCCAGGTGGCCGCCGCCCTGAAGGCCCCCCAGGCCACGGGCGCCGCGCAGGCCACAGGGGCCACGGAGGTGACCCCATGA
- a CDS encoding prenyltransferase/squalene oxidase repeat-containing protein gives MNVRRSAAALAASAVLCVGAAPAALADTPPPAPSAPPVIPSGLFGKADPSYDGVWRQSFALLAQQTVGEKPAPQAVDWLTGQQCANGGFTSFRADATKACDATTVFDTNATAVAVQALKALGGKDAQVKKAADWLRSVQNEDGGWAYVPGSPSEGSSTSIVISALAVAGEKPAEVKSKAGKSAYDGLLSFQLGCSAEPAADRGAFGYQPADGKLAANADATAAAVLAGLGKGALVEPATTDTPTAALACPAGAADPAAAAQAAAGYLAEALKKDGHLTAVTPGADQPTPDTGNTADAVIALAAAGHRQAASGALEWLKNNSASWSNRNPAALAALVLTAHATGTDPKAFGGVDLVAALNATGPAPQQPDAQAQKVENKADKTGSGGQNLWWIIGAGAAAGMGIGILLSGRRKKNEL, from the coding sequence ATGAACGTCCGCCGCAGCGCAGCCGCGCTCGCCGCCTCCGCCGTGCTCTGCGTGGGCGCCGCCCCCGCAGCCCTCGCCGACACGCCGCCGCCCGCCCCCTCCGCGCCGCCGGTCATCCCCTCGGGCCTCTTCGGCAAGGCCGACCCCTCGTATGACGGCGTGTGGCGCCAGTCCTTCGCGCTGCTCGCCCAGCAGACCGTCGGCGAGAAGCCCGCCCCGCAGGCCGTCGACTGGCTGACCGGCCAGCAGTGCGCGAACGGCGGCTTCACCTCGTTCCGCGCGGACGCCACGAAGGCCTGTGACGCGACGACCGTGTTCGACACGAACGCCACCGCCGTGGCCGTCCAGGCCCTGAAGGCCCTCGGCGGCAAGGACGCGCAGGTCAAGAAGGCCGCGGACTGGCTGAGGTCCGTCCAGAACGAGGACGGCGGCTGGGCCTACGTCCCCGGATCCCCCAGCGAGGGCAGCTCCACCTCGATCGTGATCAGCGCGCTGGCGGTGGCCGGCGAGAAGCCCGCCGAGGTGAAGTCCAAGGCCGGCAAGTCCGCCTACGACGGCCTGCTCTCCTTCCAGCTGGGCTGCTCCGCCGAGCCGGCCGCCGACCGGGGCGCCTTCGGGTACCAGCCGGCCGACGGCAAGCTCGCCGCCAACGCCGACGCCACGGCCGCCGCCGTCCTGGCGGGCCTGGGCAAGGGCGCCCTCGTCGAGCCCGCCACCACGGACACCCCCACCGCCGCGCTGGCCTGCCCGGCGGGCGCCGCCGACCCGGCGGCCGCCGCCCAGGCCGCGGCCGGCTACCTGGCCGAGGCCCTGAAGAAGGACGGCCACCTCACGGCGGTCACCCCCGGCGCCGACCAGCCGACCCCGGACACCGGCAACACCGCCGACGCGGTGATCGCCCTGGCGGCGGCCGGACACCGGCAGGCGGCGTCGGGCGCGCTGGAGTGGCTGAAGAACAACTCGGCCTCCTGGTCGAACCGGAACCCGGCCGCCCTGGCCGCCCTGGTCCTGACCGCCCACGCCACCGGCACCGACCCGAAGGCCTTCGGCGGCGTCGACCTGGTGGCGGCGCTGAACGCGACCGGCCCGGCCCCGCAGCAGCCGGACGCGCAGGCGCAGAAGGTGGAGAACAAGGCCGACAAGACCGGCTCGGGCGGCCAGAACCTGTGGTGGATCATCGGCGCGGGCGCCGCGGCCGGCATGGGCATCGGCATCCTGCTGAGCGGCCGCCGCAAGAAGAACGAGCTGTGA
- a CDS encoding energy-coupling factor transporter transmembrane protein EcfT gives MTPVPPNPPHGTAPAGPPGDGTSPQAGRTAHGPAAEDATPAGPGSAGAGRGSRGTSYEKGRPWRAPEARRGNALHAGAWWLWALGLATAASRTTNPLLLGLIIGVAGYVVAARRTEAPWARSYGAFVRLGLFVIGLRLLFSALLGSPVPGAHTLLTLPELPLPAWAQGIRFGGRVTAEQLVFALYDGAKLATLLICVGAANALASPARLLKSLPAALYEAGVAVIVAMTFAPNMVADVARLRTARRLRGRPTGGVRAVLQIGLPVLEGALERSVAVAASMDARGYGRTAQVPPAVRHTTNALVLGGLLGLCAGTYALLAAEGAGYGLPLLGLGLVLALAGLRLGGRRSIRTRYRPDRWGARAWLVAGSGAAVAALLVHAGSVDPEGLRPGVVPLVAPGLPLWPAAAVLLGLLPAFVAPVPAPSPSPSSEEPSR, from the coding sequence ATGACCCCCGTCCCGCCGAACCCACCGCACGGCACGGCCCCGGCGGGCCCACCGGGCGACGGCACGTCGCCGCAGGCCGGGCGCACCGCCCACGGTCCGGCGGCCGAAGACGCGACCCCGGCCGGGCCCGGCTCCGCAGGGGCCGGTCGGGGGTCGCGCGGGACCTCGTACGAGAAGGGACGGCCCTGGCGGGCTCCCGAGGCACGGCGCGGCAACGCCCTGCACGCGGGGGCCTGGTGGCTGTGGGCCCTGGGGCTCGCGACCGCCGCCTCCCGGACCACCAATCCGCTGCTGCTCGGGCTGATCATCGGCGTCGCCGGGTACGTGGTCGCCGCCCGCCGCACCGAGGCCCCGTGGGCGCGCTCCTACGGGGCCTTCGTCAGGCTCGGCCTGTTCGTCATCGGGCTGCGGCTGCTGTTCTCCGCCCTGCTGGGCTCCCCGGTCCCCGGCGCGCACACCCTGTTGACCCTGCCGGAGCTCCCGCTGCCGGCATGGGCGCAGGGCATCCGGTTCGGCGGCCGGGTCACCGCCGAGCAGCTGGTCTTCGCCTTGTACGACGGGGCGAAGCTGGCGACCCTGCTGATCTGCGTCGGCGCGGCGAACGCCCTGGCCAGTCCGGCGCGGCTGCTGAAGTCGCTGCCGGCCGCGCTGTACGAGGCGGGCGTGGCCGTGATCGTGGCCATGACCTTCGCGCCGAACATGGTCGCGGACGTGGCCCGGCTGCGGACGGCCCGCCGGCTGCGCGGCCGTCCCACGGGCGGGGTGCGGGCCGTCCTGCAGATCGGGCTGCCGGTACTGGAGGGCGCGCTGGAGCGCTCGGTGGCCGTCGCCGCCTCGATGGACGCACGCGGCTACGGGCGCACGGCACAGGTCCCGCCCGCGGTGCGGCACACCACCAACGCCCTCGTGCTGGGCGGCCTGCTCGGCCTGTGCGCGGGCACGTACGCCCTCCTCGCGGCGGAGGGCGCCGGCTACGGGCTGCCCCTGCTCGGCCTCGGCCTGGTCCTGGCCCTGGCGGGGCTGCGGCTGGGCGGGCGGCGCAGCATCCGCACCCGTTACCGGCCCGACCGGTGGGGGGCGCGGGCCTGGCTCGTCGCCGGGTCGGGGGCGGCGGTGGCGGCCCTCCTCGTCCACGCGGGATCGGTGGACCCCGAGGGGCTGCGGCCGGGCGTGGTCCCGCTGGTGGCCCCGGGGCTGCCGCTGTGGCCGGCGGCGGCGGTCCTGCTCGGCCTGCTCCCGGCGTTCGTGGCCCCCGTCCCCGCCCCGTCCCCCTCCCCTTCGTCCGAGGAGCCGTCCCGTTGA
- a CDS encoding steroid 3-ketoacyl-CoA thiolase: protein MAAEPVIVEAVRTPIGKRGGSLANLHPAYLLGETYRELLARTGIQPDCVEQIVGGTVTHAGEQSMNPARNAWLAMGLPYETAATTVDCQCGSSQQANHMVANMVSGGVIDIGIACGVEAMSRVPLGSGSKHGPGKPFPDEWNVDLPNQFEAAERIARHRGLTREDVDRLGVLSQERAATAWAEERFKRETFAVQVPTTEEEQAAGQGMWRLVDRDEGLRDTSMEGLARLKPVMPTAVHTAGNSSQISDGAAAVMWASRKMARALKLKPRARIVAQALVGADPHYHLDGPIDATRAVLGKAGMSLRDIDLVEINEAFASVVLSWAQVFGQDLEKVNVNGGAIALGHPVGATGARLITTALHELERRDKEFALITMCAGGALATGTIIQRL, encoded by the coding sequence ATGGCCGCGGAACCCGTCATCGTCGAAGCCGTACGCACGCCCATCGGGAAACGCGGGGGCTCCCTGGCCAACCTCCATCCCGCCTACCTGCTCGGCGAGACCTACCGCGAACTCCTCGCCCGTACCGGAATCCAGCCCGACTGCGTCGAACAGATCGTCGGCGGGACCGTCACCCACGCCGGTGAGCAGTCCATGAACCCCGCCCGCAACGCCTGGCTCGCCATGGGGCTCCCCTACGAGACGGCCGCCACCACCGTCGACTGCCAGTGCGGCAGCTCCCAGCAGGCCAACCACATGGTCGCCAACATGGTCTCCGGCGGGGTCATCGACATCGGAATCGCCTGCGGCGTCGAGGCGATGAGCCGGGTGCCGCTCGGCTCGGGCTCCAAGCACGGCCCCGGCAAGCCCTTCCCGGACGAGTGGAACGTCGACCTGCCCAACCAGTTCGAGGCGGCCGAGCGGATCGCCCGCCACCGGGGCCTGACCCGCGAGGACGTCGACCGCCTCGGCGTCCTCTCCCAGGAGCGGGCCGCCACCGCCTGGGCCGAGGAGCGCTTCAAGCGCGAGACCTTCGCCGTCCAGGTCCCCACGACGGAGGAGGAACAGGCGGCCGGGCAGGGCATGTGGCGGCTGGTCGACCGGGACGAGGGCCTGCGCGACACCAGCATGGAGGGCCTGGCCCGGCTCAAGCCGGTCATGCCGACGGCCGTGCACACCGCCGGGAACTCCTCCCAGATATCCGACGGGGCCGCCGCCGTGATGTGGGCCTCCCGCAAGATGGCCCGCGCGCTCAAGCTCAAGCCGCGCGCCCGGATCGTCGCCCAGGCCCTGGTCGGCGCCGACCCGCACTACCACCTGGACGGGCCCATCGACGCGACGCGGGCCGTGCTGGGCAAGGCCGGGATGTCCCTCAGGGACATCGACCTCGTCGAGATCAACGAGGCCTTCGCCTCCGTCGTCCTCAGCTGGGCCCAGGTCTTCGGACAGGACCTGGAGAAGGTCAACGTCAACGGCGGCGCCATCGCCCTCGGCCACCCCGTCGGCGCCACCGGCGCCCGGCTGATCACCACCGCGCTGCACGAGCTGGAGCGGCGCGACAAGGAGTTCGCGCTGATCACCATGTGCGCGGGAGGCGCGCTGGCCACCGGCACGATCATCCAGCGCCTCTGA
- a CDS encoding exonuclease: protein MAKAEFYVSVDVEADGPVPGPYSMSSFGMAVAGVRDGAGFRGVDPAERTFYAELKPISDDYDPEALAVGGLDRERLAREGREPVEAMNAAAGWIAAVAEELGATPVFVAYPLGYDWMWIYWYFMRFADGGSPFGHSRCMDLKSLYAAKADVRVGEATKRSMPSHLLSDRPHTHNALDDAIEQAELFQNLMRWDGGRA, encoded by the coding sequence ATGGCGAAAGCAGAGTTCTACGTCTCCGTCGACGTGGAGGCCGACGGGCCGGTGCCCGGGCCGTATTCGATGTCGAGTTTCGGGATGGCCGTCGCGGGGGTTCGTGACGGGGCCGGGTTCCGGGGCGTCGATCCGGCCGAGCGGACGTTCTACGCCGAGCTGAAGCCGATCAGTGACGACTACGACCCGGAGGCCCTGGCCGTCGGCGGGTTGGACCGGGAGCGGCTGGCGCGGGAGGGGCGGGAGCCTGTCGAGGCCATGAACGCGGCCGCCGGCTGGATCGCAGCCGTGGCCGAGGAGTTGGGCGCCACCCCGGTGTTCGTCGCGTACCCGCTCGGCTACGACTGGATGTGGATCTACTGGTACTTCATGCGGTTCGCGGACGGGGGCTCGCCCTTCGGGCATTCGCGCTGCATGGACCTCAAGTCGCTCTACGCTGCCAAGGCCGACGTGCGGGTCGGCGAGGCGACGAAGCGGTCAATGCCCAGTCACCTGCTGTCGGACCGCCCCCACACGCACAACGCCCTGGACGACGCGATCGAGCAGGCCGAACTGTTCCAGAACCTGATGCGCTGGGACGGCGGCCGGGCGTGA